One window from the genome of Clupea harengus chromosome 19, Ch_v2.0.2, whole genome shotgun sequence encodes:
- the LOC105890366 gene encoding gap junction alpha-9 protein: protein MGDWNFLGGILEEVHIHSTMVGKIWLTILFIFRMLVLGVAAEDVWNDEQTDFICNTEQPGCRNVCYDRAFPISLIRFWVLQVIFVSSPSLVYMGHAIYQLRALEKERHGKRTALRRELEMVDVELTEVRRRIERELKQVEQGKLNKAPLRGSLLRTYVANIITRSLVEVGFMTGQYLLYGVHLDPLFKCEREPCPNVVDCFVSRPTEKSVFMVFMQGIAAVSLFLSLLEMMHLGYKKLKKGILGYYPNIKEELDDSYISKSKKNSVVQTVCMSSAGRKATIPTTTSGYTLLMEKQGNGPTYPILNATSTFMPIQGNPAGQPGLDMPRDPTDVVLSPMERNSNSNNTSSETRSPPHEPLEEHEGHHAKELEPGNSEYPTLPAEDSLATCSTYTLARKPRRVSAPWACSTVVEGQASDSADSSHGSIPMKPRCSFAASRARAFSKPDLKRLARPGSPDSLGGLSMDSENSTEHSGGGGAALSPDRRMSLASSGSSRRASTDLQI from the coding sequence CAGACCGACTTCATCTGCAACACGGAGCAGCCCGGGTGCCGAAACGTCTGCTACGACCGCGCCTTCCCCATCTCGCTCATCCGCTTCTGGGTGCTGCAGGTCATCTTCGTCTCCTCGCCCTCGCTCGTTTACATGGGCCACGCCATCTACCAGCTGCGGGCGCTGGAGAAGGAACGCCACGGCAAGCGGACGGCCCTGCGGCGCGAGCTGGAGATGGTGGACGTGGAGCTGACGGAGGTGCGGAGGCGCATCGAGCGCGAGCTCAAGCAGGTGGAGCAGGGCAAGCTGAACAAGGCCCCGCTGCGGGGGTCGCTGCTCAGGACCTACGTGGCCAACATCATCACGCGCTCGCTGGTGGAGGTGGGCTTTATGACGGGCCAGTACCTGCTCTACGGCGTCCACCTGGACCCGCTCTTCAAGTGCGAGCGCGAGCCGTGCCCCAACGTGGTGGACTGCTTCGTGTCGCGGCCCACAGAGAAGAGCGTCTTCATGGTGTTCATGCAGGGCATCGCCGCCGTCTCGCTCTTCCTCAGCCTTCTGGAGATGATGCACCTCGGCTACAAGAAGCTGAAGAAGGGCATTCTGGGATACTACCCCAACATCAAGGAGGAGCTTGACGACTCCTACATCAGCAAGTCCAAAAAGAACTCTGTGGTGCAAACGGTGTGCATGAGCTCCGCTGGTCGCAAGGCAACCATCCCTACGACGACCAGCGGGTACACGCTTCTAATGGAGAAGCAAGGCAACGGCCCTACTTACCCCATCCTCAACGCCACTTCCACCTTCATGCCTATCCAGGGCAACCCTGCCGGGCAGCCGGGACTGGACATGCCCAGGGACCCCACAGACGTGGTGTTGAGCCCAATGGAGCGCAACAGTAACTCCAACAACACCAGCAGCGAGACGCGCTCCCCTCCACACGAGCCCCTGGAAGAGCACGAGGGGCACCACGCCAAGGAGCTGGAGCCGGGCAACTCCGAGTACCCCACGCTGCCCGCGGAAGACTCGCTGGCCACGTGCTCCACCTACACGCTGGCGCGGAAGCCGCGGCGGGTCAGCGCCCCGTGGGCCTGCAGCACGGTGGTGGAGGGCCAGGCCTCGGACAGCGCCGACTCCAGCCACGGCTCCATCCCCATGAAGCCTCGCTGCAGCTTCGCCGCCAGCCGGGCGCGGGCCTTCTCCAAGCCGGACCTGAAGCGCCTCGCCAGGCCCGGGAGCCCGGACTCTCTGGGGGGGCTGAGCATGGACTCCGAGAACAGTACTGAGCACAGCGGTGGGGGGGGCGCCGCTCTCTCGCCCGATCGTCGAATGTCATTGGCAAGTAGCGGCAGCAGCAGGCGAGCCTCGACTGACCTGCAGATCTAA